The proteins below come from a single Parazoarcus communis genomic window:
- a CDS encoding amino acid ABC transporter permease — protein sequence MAYQFDFTPVFDNADLLLTGAGFTLALTAVGAILGIGLGVVGAVCRAWKLAPFDRLFGLYVEVIRNTPFLVQLFFIFFGLPALGIKMTEWQAAVLAMVINLGAYSTEIIRAGIQATPRGQIEAAESLAMTRAQTFKHVVLRPALAKVWPALTSQVIIVMLGSAVCSQIATEELTFAANFIQSRSFRAFETYFVTTAIYFVMALLIRQLLMQLGQRFVVGRAR from the coding sequence ATGGCATATCAATTCGATTTCACCCCGGTATTCGACAACGCAGACCTGCTGCTGACAGGCGCAGGCTTCACCCTCGCCCTTACGGCCGTGGGCGCCATTCTCGGCATCGGCCTCGGCGTCGTTGGCGCGGTCTGTCGCGCATGGAAACTCGCTCCGTTCGACCGACTCTTCGGCCTCTACGTCGAAGTGATCCGCAACACGCCTTTTCTGGTCCAGCTGTTCTTCATTTTCTTCGGCCTGCCCGCGCTCGGCATCAAGATGACCGAGTGGCAGGCCGCTGTGCTCGCCATGGTGATCAACCTCGGCGCCTATTCCACCGAGATCATCCGTGCCGGCATCCAGGCCACCCCCCGCGGCCAGATCGAAGCGGCAGAATCGCTGGCGATGACACGTGCTCAGACCTTCAAGCATGTGGTGTTGCGCCCGGCCCTGGCCAAGGTCTGGCCGGCGCTGACGAGCCAGGTGATCATCGTCATGCTCGGCTCGGCCGTGTGTTCGCAGATCGCCACCGAAGAGCTGACCTTCGCCGCCAACTTCATCCAGTCGCGCAGCTTCCGCGCGTTCGAAACCTACTTCGTGACCACGGCCATCTACTTCGTTATGGCCCTGCTGATCCGCCAGCTGCTGATGCAACTGGGACAACGCTTCGTCGTCGGGAGGGCACGCTGA
- a CDS encoding NfeD family protein, which produces MTIEWWHWTVGGIALVLLELAIPAFFVIWFGFGALLVSLLMLAVPSMPITAQILLWLAASIAMMILWFRVFKRNAHKTLVGTAAGDVIGEAGLLVNAVAPYQRGKVRFQRPILGAEEWACTAESDIAAGERVKVVSIEGSFVKVAKA; this is translated from the coding sequence ATGACTATTGAATGGTGGCACTGGACCGTCGGCGGCATCGCCCTCGTCCTGCTTGAACTGGCCATCCCGGCCTTCTTTGTAATCTGGTTCGGCTTTGGCGCGCTGCTGGTGAGCCTGCTGATGCTCGCCGTCCCTTCCATGCCGATCACCGCCCAGATCCTGCTGTGGCTGGCGGCATCCATTGCGATGATGATCCTGTGGTTCCGGGTATTCAAACGCAACGCACACAAGACGCTGGTCGGCACGGCCGCGGGCGATGTGATCGGCGAGGCCGGACTGCTCGTCAACGCCGTCGCGCCATACCAGCGCGGCAAGGTGCGCTTCCAGCGCCCTATCCTCGGCGCAGAAGAATGGGCGTGCACGGCAGAGTCGGACATTGCGGCGGGCGAGCGCGTCAAGGTCGTCAGCATCGAGGGCAGTTTCGTCAAGGTGGCGAAGGCCTGA
- a CDS encoding methyl-accepting chemotaxis protein produces MDTLFRPVMGLLDRFRYPWKFAIIAFVCALGTAVLLSQVYVGLRQNIAFTEREVVGLGVLDKAFSVLVLSQQHRGLSAGLLGGSEDLRPQVAQKALGLQEAMAAVDAELGSRPEWDVLQVRWRAIRKELQALTADGLTLPAPDNFRAHSQAIEAMLAWIGDIGDASNLSLDPESATYNLIDPMLRSAPDLTERLGRLRGRATGIIARGVLEPADERHVVAQLAELAMTEAQFRDRLGRAIRDNASLKGALGAALDDVDVGVGRFRDAARTEVLDQGFGVTASAFFGIGTGAIDVVLKHYRESLRPEAERLLLERLDRLWSKLYFEAAVAAVALLIAGYLFCGIYFSILRSVRELASGAKQLAGGDYRTRVSFTARDELLEVADGFNAIATDVGDLIGEIQHGGQRLVRAATDMSDAARNVAAGSSSQSEAAAGMAAAIEEMTVGIDEISRHAATAQGLAETSDRLSNEGGEVMQQTVSEMERIAEAVHSSAAAIGELGEKARQIGSMVVVIKQIADQTNLLALNAAIEAARAGESGRGFAVVADEVRKLAERTAAATEEITEMASSIGQGTEHAVDSMQAGVARVRDGAELTTRAGQSMAQINDGAREVLRAVSDISFALREQSSASAEIARNVERIAQRAEENSAAVSDTADTASSLRTLATDLEQKVVRFRV; encoded by the coding sequence ATGGATACACTGTTTCGTCCCGTGATGGGGCTGCTTGATCGATTTCGTTATCCATGGAAGTTCGCGATCATCGCCTTCGTCTGTGCGCTGGGCACTGCGGTCCTGCTGTCACAGGTCTATGTTGGGCTGCGTCAGAATATTGCCTTTACCGAGCGCGAAGTGGTCGGCCTCGGTGTGCTCGACAAGGCGTTCTCGGTACTTGTGCTGAGCCAGCAGCACCGTGGATTGTCGGCCGGCTTGCTGGGTGGAAGCGAGGACCTGAGGCCACAAGTGGCGCAGAAGGCGCTTGGGCTGCAGGAGGCCATGGCAGCCGTCGATGCCGAACTCGGCAGCAGACCCGAGTGGGATGTGCTGCAGGTGCGGTGGCGCGCGATCCGCAAGGAACTGCAGGCGTTGACCGCCGATGGCCTGACACTCCCGGCACCTGACAACTTCCGTGCACATTCACAGGCCATCGAGGCCATGCTCGCCTGGATCGGCGATATTGGCGATGCCTCCAACCTCTCCCTCGACCCGGAAAGCGCCACTTACAACCTGATTGATCCGATGCTGCGTTCCGCGCCCGACCTCACAGAGCGTCTCGGACGTTTACGTGGACGGGCGACCGGGATCATTGCCCGTGGCGTGCTGGAGCCTGCGGACGAACGTCATGTTGTGGCCCAGCTGGCCGAGCTTGCGATGACCGAGGCCCAGTTCCGCGACCGCCTGGGCCGCGCGATACGTGACAACGCCTCCCTGAAGGGCGCGCTGGGTGCGGCACTCGACGACGTCGATGTCGGTGTCGGACGCTTTCGCGATGCCGCGCGAACCGAGGTCCTGGATCAGGGATTTGGCGTGACGGCATCGGCGTTCTTCGGCATTGGAACCGGCGCAATAGATGTTGTGCTCAAGCACTACCGCGAATCCCTGCGTCCCGAGGCGGAGCGTTTGCTGCTCGAGCGCCTCGACAGGCTCTGGAGCAAGCTCTACTTCGAGGCAGCGGTTGCAGCAGTCGCGCTGCTGATCGCCGGCTATCTCTTCTGCGGGATCTATTTTTCGATTCTGCGCTCGGTGCGCGAGCTCGCCTCGGGCGCGAAGCAGCTCGCGGGGGGGGATTACCGTACGCGGGTGTCCTTCACCGCGCGGGATGAGCTGCTTGAAGTGGCCGACGGATTCAATGCGATTGCAACGGATGTCGGGGATCTGATCGGCGAAATTCAGCACGGTGGGCAGCGCCTCGTGCGAGCCGCCACGGATATGTCGGATGCAGCCAGGAATGTCGCAGCCGGTTCCTCGTCGCAGAGTGAAGCGGCCGCCGGAATGGCTGCGGCAATCGAGGAAATGACGGTCGGGATCGACGAGATCTCGCGTCATGCAGCAACTGCACAAGGTCTTGCGGAGACGTCCGACCGGCTCTCCAACGAGGGCGGGGAGGTCATGCAGCAGACCGTGAGCGAGATGGAGCGGATTGCCGAAGCCGTCCATTCGTCAGCGGCGGCAATCGGTGAGCTGGGCGAAAAGGCGCGCCAGATCGGTTCGATGGTCGTCGTCATCAAGCAGATCGCGGATCAGACCAATCTGCTCGCGCTCAACGCAGCGATCGAAGCTGCACGTGCGGGCGAGAGCGGGCGCGGCTTTGCGGTTGTGGCCGACGAAGTGCGCAAGCTGGCCGAGCGAACTGCCGCGGCAACCGAAGAGATCACGGAGATGGCATCGTCGATCGGGCAGGGCACCGAACACGCGGTGGATTCCATGCAGGCCGGTGTGGCCCGGGTGCGCGACGGAGCGGAACTGACGACCCGCGCGGGACAATCGATGGCGCAGATCAATGATGGCGCCCGCGAAGTGTTGCGCGCAGTAAGCGATATATCGTTTGCCTTGCGCGAACAAAGCAGTGCCAGTGCCGAGATTGCCCGCAATGTGGAGCGGATTGCCCAACGGGCCGAGGAAAACAGTGCAGCGGTAAGCGACACCGCAGACACTGCATCGTCCCTGCGCACGCTGGCGACTGACCTCGAACAGAAAGTTGTGCGCTTCAGGGTCTGA
- a CDS encoding amino acid ABC transporter ATP-binding protein, with protein MSLVKITGLHKHFGSNHVLKGIDLEVAQGDVIALIGRSGSGKSTLLRTINGLETIDKGELMVDGTALHDGKGDLRALRQKVGMVFQQFNLFPHLTAGQNVMLAPTVVKGMAKKEVEDIAREMMLKVGLSDKFDSFPDQLSGGQQQRVAIARALAMQPKVLLCDEITSALDPELVSEVLAVVRQLATEGMTLIMVTHEMRFARDVGNKLIFMHHGRIHESGDPKAIFAAPQTPELANFVGSVLSV; from the coding sequence ATGTCGCTCGTTAAGATCACCGGCCTGCACAAACACTTCGGCAGCAACCATGTCCTCAAGGGCATCGACCTTGAGGTTGCCCAGGGGGACGTCATCGCCCTGATCGGTCGCAGCGGTTCGGGCAAGAGTACCCTGCTGCGCACCATCAACGGGCTGGAGACCATCGACAAGGGCGAGCTGATGGTGGACGGCACCGCGCTCCACGACGGCAAGGGCGACTTGCGCGCGCTGCGGCAGAAGGTCGGCATGGTCTTCCAGCAGTTCAACCTCTTCCCGCATCTGACCGCCGGTCAGAACGTGATGCTTGCACCCACCGTGGTCAAGGGCATGGCAAAGAAGGAGGTGGAAGACATCGCGCGGGAAATGATGCTCAAGGTCGGGCTCTCAGACAAGTTCGACAGTTTCCCGGATCAGCTCTCCGGTGGTCAGCAGCAGCGCGTGGCGATTGCGCGTGCGCTGGCGATGCAGCCCAAGGTGCTGCTGTGCGACGAGATCACCTCGGCACTCGACCCGGAACTGGTCAGCGAAGTGCTTGCCGTCGTGCGCCAGCTCGCCACCGAAGGCATGACACTGATCATGGTTACCCACGAGATGCGCTTCGCCCGCGATGTGGGCAACAAGCTGATCTTCATGCACCACGGCCGCATCCACGAGAGCGGCGACCCGAAGGCCATCTTCGCCGCGCCGCAGACACCGGAGCTGGCAAACTTCGTGGGCTCGGTGCTGAGCGTCTGA
- a CDS encoding TerB family tellurite resistance protein: MFHTLKDLFNAFVPASEGAVGGHDEHTLQLATAVLLVEVMRSDAEVGESERAAILAALGKRFGLGSDERARLLELAETASSEAVDFHRFTSRINSGFDAGEKTRVIELMWEVAYADGHLSNHENHLMRKIADLLYVSHADYIGAKQRARATTNAS, from the coding sequence ATGTTTCACACGCTGAAAGACCTCTTCAACGCCTTCGTGCCGGCCAGCGAGGGCGCGGTCGGCGGTCACGACGAACATACGCTGCAACTGGCCACGGCGGTGCTGCTGGTGGAAGTGATGCGCAGCGATGCCGAAGTGGGTGAGAGCGAACGCGCTGCAATTCTTGCCGCACTCGGCAAGCGCTTCGGACTGGGCAGCGACGAGCGCGCACGCCTGCTCGAACTCGCCGAAACCGCATCGAGTGAAGCGGTGGATTTTCACCGCTTTACGTCACGCATCAACAGTGGATTCGACGCCGGAGAGAAGACCCGCGTGATCGAACTGATGTGGGAGGTTGCCTATGCGGACGGCCACCTCAGCAATCACGAGAACCACTTGATGCGCAAGATTGCCGACCTGCTGTATGTTTCTCATGCCGACTACATTGGCGCCAAGCAAAGAGCGCGCGCGACAACGAACGCTTCCTGA
- a CDS encoding ABC transporter permease, whose translation MAEIRRGRLANIGRLGVKELRSLAADRILLIVIVWAFTVGLYVAATGMSRELHNAPVAVVDEDGSQLSAQIVDALYPPYFRVPQLIDASRMDEGLDRGEYSFAIVIPAHFQRDLVAGRQPVVQLNIDATIMSQSFIGSGYIQSIIAGEVINFVGHGADVSAVSPVKLLPRVRFNPNLNGMWFGGMMEVINNITMLSIILVGAAFIREREHGTLEHLLVMPLSAFEIMAAKVWANGLVVLLAASVGLLVVVHRLLEVPIAGSVPLFLLAAALYLFSTASIGIFLGTLARSMPQFGLLIILVIIPLQLLSGGVTPQESMPVLVQQVMTVAPTPHFIKLAQGVLYRGAGFEAVWPQFLAIGVIGAVFFAAAQHRFRKSVTQG comes from the coding sequence ATGGCTGAAATCCGTCGTGGTCGACTTGCAAACATCGGGCGCCTTGGTGTCAAGGAGTTGCGCAGCCTTGCGGCCGATCGCATCTTGCTCATCGTCATCGTGTGGGCCTTCACGGTTGGCCTTTACGTTGCGGCAACCGGCATGTCGCGCGAGCTGCACAACGCGCCGGTCGCGGTCGTCGATGAGGATGGTTCGCAGCTGTCGGCGCAGATTGTCGATGCGCTCTATCCGCCGTACTTCCGGGTGCCGCAATTGATCGACGCGAGCCGGATGGATGAGGGGCTCGATCGCGGCGAGTACTCGTTCGCCATCGTTATTCCTGCCCACTTTCAGCGCGATCTGGTGGCCGGCAGGCAGCCGGTGGTACAGCTCAACATCGACGCCACCATCATGTCGCAGTCCTTCATCGGTTCGGGCTACATCCAGAGCATCATCGCCGGTGAAGTGATCAACTTTGTCGGTCACGGTGCGGACGTGAGTGCGGTCTCGCCTGTGAAACTTTTGCCGCGGGTCCGCTTCAATCCCAATCTGAACGGGATGTGGTTCGGCGGCATGATGGAGGTCATCAACAACATCACCATGCTGTCCATCATTCTGGTCGGAGCCGCATTCATCCGTGAGCGCGAGCACGGCACGCTTGAGCACCTGCTGGTGATGCCCCTGAGTGCATTCGAGATCATGGCGGCCAAGGTCTGGGCCAACGGGCTGGTTGTATTACTGGCAGCAAGCGTCGGCCTGCTCGTGGTCGTGCACCGTCTGCTTGAAGTGCCGATCGCGGGTTCGGTTCCACTGTTCCTGCTGGCCGCGGCGCTCTATCTGTTTTCCACCGCTTCGATCGGCATCTTTCTCGGCACCCTGGCGCGCTCGATGCCGCAGTTCGGCCTGCTGATCATCCTGGTGATCATCCCGCTGCAACTGCTGTCGGGCGGGGTGACGCCGCAGGAGAGCATGCCGGTGCTGGTGCAGCAGGTGATGACGGTCGCGCCAACACCGCATTTCATCAAGCTTGCTCAAGGGGTGCTCTACCGTGGCGCGGGATTTGAGGCGGTGTGGCCACAGTTTCTTGCCATCGGCGTGATTGGCGCGGTGTTCTTTGCGGCCGCGCAGCATCGCTTCCGCAAATCGGTGACGCAGGGCTGA
- a CDS encoding CerR family C-terminal domain-containing protein, translating into MTSNDRALPEVPGEATRARLVAAGLELFGSGGYDAVTTRSLAARAGVNQAAIPYHFGGKQGVYLAVAQYLCDANGGKIREAVFTARSGLEDPGADVGALLADFIVSCVDIVAGSEQGLLHYAFFVREQLSPSAAFDIIFDQMLLPVHQLVCDLVAHLKGAASDAEETILLAQAFLAQVSGFVTGRLLIQRRLKADALDLGAVLGTVRNFTIAAARGL; encoded by the coding sequence ATGACCTCGAATGACCGGGCATTGCCGGAGGTTCCCGGCGAAGCCACCCGTGCGCGGCTGGTTGCGGCCGGGCTTGAACTCTTTGGCAGCGGGGGTTACGACGCAGTCACCACGCGTTCGCTGGCAGCGCGCGCCGGGGTGAATCAGGCTGCAATCCCTTATCACTTCGGCGGCAAGCAGGGCGTCTACCTGGCGGTGGCCCAGTATCTGTGCGACGCCAATGGTGGCAAGATCAGGGAGGCCGTCTTCACTGCGCGTTCGGGGCTCGAGGACCCCGGCGCGGACGTCGGTGCGCTGTTGGCCGACTTCATCGTTTCCTGTGTCGATATCGTTGCAGGCAGCGAGCAGGGGCTGCTTCACTATGCGTTCTTCGTGCGTGAGCAACTGTCGCCTTCGGCCGCCTTCGACATCATCTTCGATCAGATGCTGCTTCCGGTTCATCAACTGGTATGCGATCTCGTCGCTCACCTCAAGGGCGCAGCGTCGGACGCGGAGGAAACCATCTTGCTCGCACAGGCTTTTCTCGCACAGGTGTCGGGCTTCGTCACCGGGAGGCTGCTGATCCAGCGCCGCCTGAAGGCCGACGCGCTTGATCTCGGTGCCGTTCTCGGCACAGTTCGCAATTTTACGATTGCCGCCGCTCGCGGGCTTTAA
- a CDS encoding amino acid ABC transporter permease — protein MFVQFSTWDIVRNLLEGGKWTLGLSLIAFILGGGVGLVVLFARIAHNRLLQSLAKAYIEIFQGTPLLMQLFIVFFGLSLVGVDISPWFAAATGLTLFTSAYLAEIWRGCVESVPKGQWEASTSLALSYPQQMRYIVLPQALRIAIAPTVGFSVQVVKGTAVTSIIGFTELTKTGSMLANATFQPFLVFGLVAVGYFILCYPLSLYAKSLEKKFHVAR, from the coding sequence ATGTTCGTCCAGTTCTCCACCTGGGACATTGTCCGCAATCTGCTCGAAGGCGGGAAATGGACCCTCGGTCTGTCCCTGATCGCCTTCATCCTCGGCGGCGGCGTCGGCCTTGTGGTCCTGTTTGCCCGCATCGCCCACAACCGACTGCTGCAATCCCTCGCCAAGGCCTATATAGAAATCTTCCAGGGCACGCCGCTGCTGATGCAGCTCTTCATCGTGTTCTTCGGGTTGTCGCTTGTGGGCGTGGATATCTCGCCCTGGTTTGCCGCCGCGACCGGACTCACGCTGTTTACCAGCGCCTATCTTGCGGAGATCTGGCGCGGTTGCGTGGAGTCCGTGCCCAAGGGGCAGTGGGAAGCCTCGACCAGCCTGGCCCTGTCCTACCCGCAGCAGATGCGTTACATCGTGCTGCCGCAGGCATTGCGCATCGCCATCGCGCCGACGGTGGGTTTCTCGGTTCAGGTCGTGAAGGGAACAGCGGTCACCTCCATCATCGGTTTTACCGAGCTGACCAAGACCGGCTCGATGCTCGCCAACGCCACCTTCCAGCCCTTCCTCGTGTTCGGTCTGGTCGCGGTGGGCTACTTCATCCTCTGTTATCCGCTCTCGCTGTACGCAAAAAGCCTGGAGAAAAAATTCCATGTCGCTCGTTAA
- the rbbA gene encoding ribosome-associated ATPase/putative transporter RbbA has protein sequence MSAALDHPPVARLSGVTLRYRALAAIEDIDLEVPGGCMAGFIGPDGVGKSSLLALLAGARKIQTGEVEVLGGDMGDRHFRSRVQPRIAYMPQGLGRNLYPTLSVFENVDFFGRLFGQGAQERERRITELLAATGLSPFRDRPAAKLSGGMKQKLGLCCALIHDPDLLILDEPTTGVDPLSRRQFWELIDRIRSGRPGMSVLVATAYMEEAARFDWLAAMDDGKVLGSGSPDALRAMTGKDTLEEVFIALLPEARRGAHHALTIPPRPGNDDNWVIEAEGLTQRFGDFTAVDHVSFRIGEGEIFGFLGSNGCGKTTTMKMLTGLLPPSEGSARLFGKVIDAHSLETRRQVGYMSQAFSLYGELTVRQNLDLHAHLFHLPRERIVPRVESLLQRFGLEEHADSVSGNLPLGIRQRLSLAVAVVHEPRLLILDEPTSGVDPVARDAFWALLIELSREQRVTIFISTHFMNEAERCDRISLMHAGRVLASDTPAALKAAHATDVLETAFIEVLEEAIGPDSSKAEAPSPQVAATANEVLTPPVAATVSAADARPAAFSLRRLLGYAYREMLELRRDPIRLTFALLGSVLLMLILGFGITLDVENLRFAVLDRDDSPESRMVIENIGGSRYFIEQPPIRDSAELDRRMQSGELALALEIPAGFGRDLRRGDVPSLAAWIDGAMPFRGETLRGYVLGLHAQTMAELVASRTGRLPVSLPVSIETRYRYNQDFKSLNAMVPAVIPLLLVFIPAILTALSVVREKELGSITNLYVTPVTRLEFLLGKQLPYVGLSMVSYFGLVLLAVLVFQVPVKGSVLLLSGAALIYVTATTGIGLLVSSFTRTQIAALAATAILTMLPTIQFAGLTDPVSSLDGFGRVVGELWPATYFLLISRGIFTKDLGLASLQGPIGMLVLFVPVLIGLCVLLLRKQED, from the coding sequence ATGTCTGCCGCACTCGACCATCCTCCCGTTGCCCGCCTGAGTGGCGTCACGCTGCGTTATCGTGCCTTGGCCGCGATCGAGGACATCGATCTCGAGGTTCCCGGAGGGTGCATGGCGGGCTTCATCGGGCCGGATGGCGTTGGCAAGTCATCACTGCTGGCCCTGCTCGCCGGCGCGCGAAAGATCCAGACGGGTGAGGTGGAGGTGCTCGGCGGTGACATGGGCGACCGCCATTTCCGCAGTCGGGTGCAGCCGCGTATTGCCTACATGCCGCAAGGTCTGGGGCGCAATCTTTACCCCACCCTGTCCGTGTTCGAGAACGTCGACTTCTTCGGCCGCCTGTTTGGCCAAGGCGCACAGGAGCGCGAGCGTCGCATCACCGAACTGCTTGCGGCGACCGGCCTGTCGCCCTTCCGTGATCGTCCTGCGGCCAAGCTTTCTGGCGGCATGAAGCAGAAGCTCGGGCTGTGCTGTGCGCTGATCCACGATCCCGACCTGTTGATCCTCGACGAGCCGACCACCGGCGTCGATCCCTTGTCACGCCGCCAGTTCTGGGAGTTGATCGACCGTATCCGCAGCGGTCGTCCGGGCATGAGCGTGCTGGTGGCGACGGCCTATATGGAAGAGGCTGCGCGCTTCGACTGGCTGGCGGCGATGGACGACGGCAAGGTGCTCGGCTCGGGCAGCCCTGACGCACTGCGCGCCATGACCGGTAAGGACACGCTGGAAGAGGTGTTCATCGCCTTGCTGCCCGAAGCCCGGCGCGGCGCGCACCATGCGTTGACGATTCCGCCACGACCCGGGAATGACGATAACTGGGTGATCGAGGCCGAAGGCCTGACCCAGCGCTTCGGCGACTTCACCGCCGTCGATCATGTGAGCTTCCGCATCGGCGAGGGCGAGATCTTTGGCTTTCTCGGCTCCAACGGTTGTGGCAAGACCACGACGATGAAGATGCTCACCGGCTTGCTGCCGCCGAGCGAAGGCAGTGCCCGACTGTTCGGGAAAGTCATCGACGCACACTCGCTCGAAACGCGGCGTCAGGTCGGCTACATGTCACAGGCATTCTCGCTGTACGGCGAGCTGACGGTACGTCAGAACCTCGATCTGCATGCGCATCTCTTCCATCTGCCGCGTGAGCGGATTGTGCCCCGGGTCGAATCGCTGCTGCAGCGCTTTGGGCTGGAAGAGCACGCCGACTCGGTTTCCGGGAATCTGCCACTTGGCATCCGTCAGCGTCTGTCGCTCGCCGTCGCGGTGGTGCACGAACCCCGGCTCCTGATCCTGGATGAACCCACATCCGGGGTCGATCCCGTGGCACGCGATGCATTCTGGGCGCTGCTGATCGAGCTGTCGCGCGAGCAGCGAGTGACCATCTTCATCTCCACCCACTTCATGAACGAAGCCGAGCGCTGCGACCGCATCAGCCTGATGCACGCTGGCCGGGTGCTGGCCAGCGACACACCGGCAGCCCTCAAGGCCGCGCACGCAACCGACGTGCTGGAGACGGCCTTCATCGAAGTGCTGGAGGAGGCGATCGGCCCCGACAGCAGCAAGGCCGAGGCCCCTTCGCCGCAGGTCGCTGCCACAGCGAACGAGGTACTGACCCCACCCGTTGCAGCCACGGTTTCCGCAGCGGACGCCCGGCCCGCGGCGTTCAGCCTGAGACGGCTGCTTGGCTATGCCTACCGCGAGATGCTGGAGCTGCGCCGCGATCCGATCCGTCTCACCTTCGCGCTGCTGGGCTCGGTGTTGCTGATGCTGATTCTCGGTTTCGGCATCACGCTCGACGTCGAGAACCTGCGCTTCGCCGTGCTCGACCGCGACGACAGCCCGGAAAGCCGGATGGTGATCGAGAACATCGGCGGCAGCCGCTATTTCATCGAACAGCCGCCGATCCGGGATTCGGCCGAGCTCGACCGCCGCATGCAAAGCGGGGAGCTTGCGCTCGCGCTGGAGATCCCGGCCGGCTTCGGACGTGACCTGCGTCGGGGCGACGTGCCCAGCCTGGCGGCGTGGATCGATGGTGCCATGCCATTCCGTGGCGAGACCTTGCGCGGCTATGTGCTTGGCCTGCACGCGCAGACCATGGCGGAGCTTGTTGCCAGCCGCACTGGACGCCTGCCGGTGTCCTTGCCGGTGAGCATCGAAACCCGCTACCGCTACAACCAGGACTTCAAGAGCCTGAATGCGATGGTGCCGGCAGTGATCCCGTTGCTGCTGGTGTTCATTCCCGCCATCCTCACCGCCTTGTCGGTGGTGCGCGAGAAAGAGCTGGGCTCCATCACCAACCTTTACGTCACCCCCGTTACCCGGCTCGAGTTCCTGCTCGGCAAGCAACTGCCCTATGTCGGGCTGTCGATGGTCAGCTACTTCGGCCTCGTGCTGCTGGCGGTGCTGGTGTTCCAGGTGCCGGTCAAGGGCAGCGTGCTGCTGCTCTCCGGCGCAGCGCTGATCTATGTCACCGCGACCACCGGAATCGGACTGCTGGTTTCGAGTTTCACCCGTACCCAGATCGCTGCGCTCGCCGCCACCGCGATCCTGACCATGCTGCCGACCATCCAGTTTGCCGGCCTGACCGATCCGGTGTCCTCGCTCGACGGCTTCGGCCGGGTGGTGGGTGAGCTGTGGCCGGCAACCTATTTTCTGCTGATCAGCCGCGGCATCTTCACCAAGGATCTGGGGCTCGCCAGCCTGCAGGGGCCGATCGGCATGCTGGTGCTGTTCGTGCCGGTTCTGATCGGGCTGTGCGTGCTCTTGCTCCGCAAGCAGGAGGATTGA
- a CDS encoding SPFH domain-containing protein: MTSGLAIALALLVFVVITIAKGVRLVPQGEEWVVERLGKYYGTLRPGLNILIPYLDNVAYKLITKDLILDVQEQEVITRDNAVIRTNAIAFVKITDPVKAVYGVTDFSEAIRNLIMTTLRSIVGEMELDEALSSRDKIKARLRESIADEAVDWGLTVKSVEIQDINPSESMQRAMEMQAAAERERKAAVTKAEGAKQAAILEAEARLEAAKRDASAQVMLAEASAESIRRVSNSIGDQTTPMLYLLGEKYIAAMESLSESSNAKVVVLPADLQETLRGLVGKVGMRS; the protein is encoded by the coding sequence ATGACATCGGGTCTGGCAATCGCGCTGGCACTACTGGTTTTTGTCGTCATCACCATCGCCAAGGGCGTCCGCCTTGTGCCGCAAGGCGAAGAATGGGTCGTCGAGCGTCTGGGCAAGTACTACGGCACCCTGCGTCCCGGCCTCAACATCCTGATTCCCTACCTGGATAACGTCGCCTACAAGTTGATCACCAAGGATCTCATCCTCGACGTGCAGGAGCAGGAGGTGATTACCCGCGATAACGCGGTGATCCGTACGAACGCCATTGCCTTCGTCAAGATCACCGACCCGGTGAAGGCAGTCTATGGCGTCACTGATTTCTCCGAGGCCATCCGTAACCTGATCATGACCACGCTGCGCTCGATCGTCGGTGAAATGGAGCTCGACGAGGCGCTGTCATCGCGCGACAAGATCAAGGCGCGCCTGCGCGAGAGCATCGCCGACGAAGCGGTGGATTGGGGCCTGACGGTGAAGTCTGTCGAGATCCAGGACATCAACCCGTCCGAATCGATGCAGCGCGCCATGGAAATGCAGGCCGCGGCAGAACGCGAGCGAAAGGCTGCGGTCACGAAGGCCGAGGGCGCCAAGCAGGCAGCAATTCTCGAGGCAGAGGCCCGCCTTGAAGCAGCCAAGCGCGATGCCAGCGCTCAGGTGATGCTGGCCGAAGCGTCGGCAGAGTCCATCCGCCGCGTGAGCAACTCGATCGGCGACCAGACCACGCCAATGCTCTATCTGCTTGGCGAGAAGTACATTGCGGCCATGGAGAGCCTCAGCGAATCCAGCAATGCAAAGGTCGTCGTACTCCCTGCGGACCTGCAGGAAACCCTGCGCGGACTCGTCGGCAAGGTTGGCATGCGCAGCTGA